GGCCGCCGCGGTTGTCCACACTGTCGTCGAACCCGCTGTCGAAGACGCCACTCGGGTCGTCCCACTCGTCGAGCCCCGGACACTCGTGGTTCTCGGGGAGTCGGTGCTTCGAACAGTAAGTCCCGCCGCAGAGCCGACACTGGTATGGCATCGACTCCGGTTCGCCACACCTGTCACACGTCGCCATTGACGCGTCGTTAGGGAGGACCGTGGTTATTGTTTTGGGTCGCGGGGGCGACGGCCGCGGGGCTTTTGCCGGTGTGCGCGGAAGGTAGCGTATGCGCGACTACGAGCGAAAGCAACTCCTTGAACGGGTCGACCGCGAGGGGGCGACCGTCGGGGCGTCGATTCCCGACGAAGTCGAGGTGCAGGGGGAGGCCTTCGAGTTGCAGTCGTTCGTGTTCGAGGTGAAGCGACACGACCGGGTGCCGGCAGACCTGCGAGACGAGGTCGACGAGATGAAGAAACTGCTGCGCCGGGAGCGCTTGGAGCGCCGGGAGCGCTTGGAGGAGGGCGACATCACGCGCGAGGAGGGCGAACACATCGTCGAAGTGCTGGTGGGACTCGACCGCGCGCTGAACGCGCTCGAATCGCTGGGGACGACGAGTCTAGAGGCCGAGGCGGAGGCCTCCGAGCGCGCCGACCAGAAGCGGTGGTTCTCGTTTTTGAAGGAGGCGCTGGGACACAAGGACGACGAGGGGATTCGGCGATGAGCCGGAACGACGAGGTGGCGTCCGTCCTGGAGGCGTACGCCGACCTGCTCGAAGCGCAGGGCGTCGAGTACAAGCCGAGCACGTACCGGCGCGCGGCGGACAACGTCCGCGAACACCCGGAGGCCGTAGAGGACCTCGCGGCGGAAGGCGCCGACGCCGTCCAGCGAATCGACCGCGTGGGCGAGAGCATCGCGGCGAAGATAGTGGAGTACGTCGAGACCGGCGACATCGAGGAACTGGAAGCCGAACGCGAGAAACTCCCCGTGGAGATGGACGAACTGACCGCGGTGGAGGGCGTCGGCCCGAAGACGGTCAAGAAACTGTACGACGCACTCGGCGTGCGGACCCTAGACGACCTCGAAGCCGCGGCGGAGGCCGGCGAGATTCGAGACGTCTCGGGGTTCGGTGAGAAGACCGAGCAGAACATCCTCGCGCACGTCGACTTCGCGCGGGAAGCACAGGAACGCGAACTGCTCGGTGACGCCCGTCCGGTCGCCGAGGACGTGCTCGATTTCCTCCGCGGCCTCGACGCCGTAGAGCGCGCGGACGTGGCGGGGTCGCTCCGGCGGTGGCGCGCGACAATCGGCGACGTGGACGTGCTCGCGGCGAGCGACGACGGCGAAGCGGTCGGAGCGGCGCTCGCGGACTGGGAGCGCGTCGGCGAGGTCATCGACGCCGGCGAGACGAAGACGAGCGTCCGCCTGAACGACATGCGCGTGGACCTCCGAGTCGTCGTGGACGCGGAGTTCGGCGCGGCGCTCCAGTACTTCACGGGGAGCAAAGAACACAACGTCAAACTCCGGAACCACGCCATCGAGCAGGGCAAGAAGGTCAACGAGTACGGCGTCTTCGACGTGTCCGACGTCGAAGACGACGACGACCAGCGCGCCGGCGACCTGCTCGCGAGCGAGACCGAGGCGGACGTCTACGACACGGTCGGCCTGCCGTGGATGCCCCCCGAGATTCGGGAGGACCGCGGCGAAATCGAGGCCGCAATCGAGGGGACGCTCCCCGACCTAATCGAGGAGGACGAGATTCGCGGCGACCTCCACACGCACACGGAGTGGT
The nucleotide sequence above comes from Halobacterium litoreum. Encoded proteins:
- the polX gene encoding DNA polymerase/3'-5' exonuclease PolX → MSRNDEVASVLEAYADLLEAQGVEYKPSTYRRAADNVREHPEAVEDLAAEGADAVQRIDRVGESIAAKIVEYVETGDIEELEAEREKLPVEMDELTAVEGVGPKTVKKLYDALGVRTLDDLEAAAEAGEIRDVSGFGEKTEQNILAHVDFAREAQERELLGDARPVAEDVLDFLRGLDAVERADVAGSLRRWRATIGDVDVLAASDDGEAVGAALADWERVGEVIDAGETKTSVRLNDMRVDLRVVVDAEFGAALQYFTGSKEHNVKLRNHAIEQGKKVNEYGVFDVSDVEDDDDQRAGDLLASETEADVYDTVGLPWMPPEIREDRGEIEAAIEGTLPDLIEEDEIRGDLHTHTEWSDGSLSIEEMVAGAAEFGHDYVCISDHGEGPGVFGDSGLSDEDLREQAEEIAAVREDAAIEVFHGVEANVDAEGNVGDASDDVLADLDLVVASPHSGLGDDGGDQTERLIRAVEHPHVDVLGHPSGRLINDRPAMEFDPAALGEAAAAADTALEVNSNPHRLDLWGSAVQAAIDAGATIAIDTDAHSVAEYANVEYGVHTARRGWAETADVLNARSAVGVREFLG
- a CDS encoding DUF5788 family protein, with amino-acid sequence MRDYERKQLLERVDREGATVGASIPDEVEVQGEAFELQSFVFEVKRHDRVPADLRDEVDEMKKLLRRERLERRERLEEGDITREEGEHIVEVLVGLDRALNALESLGTTSLEAEAEASERADQKRWFSFLKEALGHKDDEGIRR